One Actinomyces respiraculi DNA window includes the following coding sequences:
- a CDS encoding CarD family transcriptional regulator codes for MTFEVGETVVYPHHGAARIIDIRQRKVRGEEKTYLQLEVAQGDLTILVPAESVELIGVRDVVDQAGLERVFDVLRAPLTEEPTNWSRRFKANQEKIASGDVIKVAEVVRDLSRRDTDRGLSAGEKRMLSKARQILVSELALAEKTEEDAAETKLDEVLASGTAA; via the coding sequence ATGACTTTCGAAGTCGGCGAGACCGTCGTCTACCCCCACCACGGCGCAGCCAGGATCATCGACATCCGCCAGCGCAAGGTGCGCGGCGAGGAGAAGACCTACCTGCAGCTTGAGGTCGCCCAGGGCGACCTGACGATCCTCGTCCCCGCTGAGAGCGTCGAGCTCATCGGTGTGCGCGACGTCGTCGACCAGGCCGGTCTGGAGCGGGTTTTCGATGTGCTGCGCGCCCCCCTGACCGAGGAGCCCACCAACTGGTCGCGCCGCTTCAAGGCGAACCAGGAGAAGATCGCCTCCGGTGACGTCATCAAGGTGGCCGAGGTCGTGCGAGACCTCTCGCGCCGGGACACGGACCGCGGCCTGTCCGCCGGTGAGAAGCGCATGCTCTCCAAGGCCCGCCAGATCCTCGTCTCCGAGTTGGCCCTGGCGGAGAAGACGGAGGAGGATGCCGCCGAGACCAAGCTCGACGAGGTCCTGGCCTCCGGCACCGCCGCCTGA
- a CDS encoding phosphoglyceromutase: MAYTLVLLRHGESEWNAKNLFTGWVDVPLSEKGRAEAARGGEFLKEANILPDILFTSMLRRAIMTANLALDSADRHWIPVERHWRLNERHYGALQGKNKKEIRDEYGEDQFMLWRRSFDVAPPAIEAGSEFSQDQDPRYAGEPVPASECLKDVIARLLPYWEERIVPTLRTGKTVMIAAHGNSLRAIVKHLDGISDEDIAGVNIPTGIPLVYELDEETLQPLKKGGTYLDPEAEAKIAAVANQGK, encoded by the coding sequence ATGGCTTACACCCTTGTACTGCTCCGCCACGGCGAGAGCGAATGGAACGCTAAGAACCTCTTCACCGGCTGGGTTGACGTCCCGCTGTCGGAGAAGGGTCGCGCCGAGGCCGCCCGCGGTGGTGAGTTTCTCAAGGAGGCGAACATCCTCCCCGACATCCTGTTCACCTCGATGCTGCGCCGCGCCATCATGACGGCCAATCTCGCCCTTGACTCGGCGGACCGCCACTGGATTCCCGTCGAGCGCCACTGGCGTCTCAACGAGCGCCACTACGGCGCCCTCCAGGGCAAGAACAAGAAGGAGATTCGCGACGAGTACGGCGAGGACCAGTTCATGCTCTGGCGCCGCTCCTTCGACGTCGCCCCGCCGGCCATCGAGGCGGGCTCCGAGTTCTCCCAGGACCAGGACCCCCGCTACGCCGGTGAGCCGGTCCCGGCCTCCGAGTGCCTCAAGGACGTCATCGCCCGCCTCCTGCCCTACTGGGAGGAGCGCATTGTTCCGACGCTGCGCACCGGCAAGACCGTCATGATCGCCGCCCACGGCAACTCGCTGCGCGCCATCGTCAAGCACCTCGACGGCATCTCCGACGAGGACATCGCCGGGGTCAACATCCCCACCGGCATCCCGCTCGTCTACGAGCTCGACGAGGAGACCCTGCAGCCCCTGAAGAAGGGCGGCACCTACCTCGACCCCGAGGCCGAGGCCAAGATCGCGGCCGTCGCCAACCAGGGCAAGTGA
- a CDS encoding response regulator transcription factor, whose product MTRILLVEDEESYREPLAFSLRRDGYEVVEAEDGLAAIEAFEAAGPAPATAIDLVLLDLMLPRLSGTEVCRRIRRVSSVPVIMLTAKDSEVDKVVGLEIGADDYVTKPYSYRELIARVHAVLRRSREEEPEDVVLEAGRVRMDVERHEVSVAGEPVAMPLREFELLELFLRNPDRVLTRGQIIDRVWGADYVGDTKTLDVHVKRIRAKIEQEPGSPRMLTTVRGLGYKFVARPAER is encoded by the coding sequence ATGACCCGGATCCTGCTCGTCGAGGACGAGGAGAGCTACCGCGAGCCCCTGGCCTTCAGCCTGCGCCGCGACGGCTACGAGGTGGTTGAGGCCGAGGACGGCCTGGCCGCCATCGAGGCCTTCGAGGCGGCGGGCCCTGCCCCGGCCACCGCGATTGACCTCGTACTGCTCGACCTCATGCTTCCGCGCCTGAGTGGCACGGAGGTCTGCCGCCGGATTCGACGTGTGTCCTCTGTGCCGGTCATCATGCTCACCGCCAAGGACTCTGAGGTGGACAAGGTTGTCGGCCTGGAGATCGGCGCGGACGACTACGTGACCAAGCCCTACTCCTACCGCGAGCTCATCGCCCGCGTCCACGCCGTCCTGCGCCGCAGCCGTGAGGAGGAGCCTGAGGACGTGGTGCTGGAGGCCGGGCGCGTGCGCATGGACGTCGAGCGCCATGAGGTGAGTGTCGCGGGTGAGCCGGTGGCGATGCCGCTGCGTGAGTTCGAGCTGCTGGAGCTGTTCCTGCGCAACCCGGACCGGGTGCTGACCCGTGGGCAGATCATCGACCGCGTGTGGGGTGCTGACTACGTGGGGGACACCAAGACCCTGGATGTCCACGTCAAGCGCATCCGGGCGAAGATCGAGCAGGAGCCAGGCAGCCCGCGCATGCTCACGACGGTACGGGGCCTGGGCTACAAGTTCGTCGCCCGTCCCGCTGAGCGCTGA
- a CDS encoding histone-like nucleoid-structuring protein Lsr2: protein MAQKTQIILVDDVDGSEATQTITFALDGVSYEIDLNDEHAAALRESIEEWSSKARRIAGRRTPGTRRRRSSSAGETQRIREWARERGMEVSDRGRISAEIRAAYEKAHA, encoded by the coding sequence ATGGCTCAGAAGACCCAGATTATTCTTGTCGACGACGTCGATGGATCCGAGGCCACCCAGACCATCACCTTCGCGCTCGATGGCGTCAGCTACGAGATCGACCTCAACGACGAGCACGCCGCCGCCCTGCGTGAGTCCATTGAGGAGTGGTCCTCCAAGGCACGCCGCATCGCCGGGCGCCGCACCCCCGGCACCCGCCGCCGCCGCTCCTCCTCCGCCGGTGAGACCCAGCGCATCCGCGAGTGGGCGCGCGAGCGGGGCATGGAGGTCTCCGACCGCGGTCGCATCTCCGCCGAGATCCGTGCCGCCTACGAGAAGGCCCACGCCTGA
- a CDS encoding alpha/beta hydrolase — MTPTTRHARIRNAFAALAAAALVMGVTACGGQTVPVNGATAASGSTAPVPQGLESFYSQELDWYPCGEGPTIAEHSKGVFLCTTAEVPLDYEDPDGQRITIALKKREADGDAQGTLFINPGGPGGSGVELVDSAADLFGKGVLKAYDVIGFDPRGVGSSTAVDCMTDAELDEERSGQVYTAEELAAEKQESEEEIQASVLDTAKEDAAACEANTEVKGLLDHIDTVSAARDLDVLRALAGDSTLTYLGYSYGTYLGATYADLFPANVGRLVLDGAVDPTLSAGELSLGQAEGFENALRAFVADCQAGRACPLTGDVDAGVRQIQDFLDVVATSPIETHDPNRPLTRSLALDAIIGVLYADEAWSVLSEGLSQAMLQNDGSTMLYISDLLSSRNEDGSYSGNGNEVISAINCLDYPVEGDSASWAAEADKTEELSPTFGDALGYSDLYCQGWGHTSHRERTAIHATGAAPILVVGTTGDPATPYQWSVSLAEQLDSATLLTWEGNGHTAYGRAGDCVNDAVDTYLLTGEMPEQGLTCVGQE, encoded by the coding sequence ATGACCCCTACCACCAGACACGCCCGCATCCGGAACGCGTTTGCCGCACTGGCGGCCGCAGCTCTTGTCATGGGCGTCACCGCCTGCGGCGGGCAGACGGTTCCGGTCAACGGCGCCACCGCCGCGTCCGGCTCGACCGCCCCCGTGCCGCAGGGCCTGGAGTCCTTCTACTCCCAGGAGCTCGACTGGTACCCCTGCGGTGAGGGCCCCACGATCGCCGAGCACAGCAAGGGCGTGTTCTTGTGCACCACCGCCGAGGTTCCGCTCGACTATGAGGACCCGGACGGTCAGAGGATCACCATCGCGCTCAAGAAGCGTGAGGCCGACGGCGACGCCCAGGGCACGCTCTTCATCAACCCGGGCGGTCCCGGCGGCTCCGGTGTTGAGCTCGTGGACTCCGCCGCGGACCTCTTCGGTAAGGGCGTCCTCAAGGCCTACGACGTCATCGGCTTCGACCCTCGCGGTGTCGGCTCCTCCACGGCCGTGGACTGTATGACCGACGCCGAGCTTGACGAGGAGCGCTCCGGCCAGGTTTACACCGCCGAGGAGCTCGCCGCCGAGAAGCAGGAGAGCGAGGAGGAGATCCAGGCCTCCGTCCTGGACACCGCGAAGGAGGACGCTGCCGCCTGCGAGGCCAACACTGAGGTCAAGGGCCTGCTCGACCATATCGACACCGTCTCCGCCGCACGCGACCTCGACGTCCTGCGTGCCCTGGCGGGAGACTCGACGCTCACCTACCTGGGCTACTCCTACGGCACCTACCTGGGCGCCACCTACGCGGACCTCTTCCCCGCCAACGTCGGCCGCCTCGTGCTCGACGGCGCCGTTGACCCGACGCTGAGCGCCGGCGAGCTGAGCCTTGGCCAGGCCGAGGGCTTCGAGAACGCCCTGCGGGCCTTCGTTGCGGACTGCCAGGCCGGCAGAGCCTGCCCGCTGACCGGCGACGTCGACGCCGGTGTGCGCCAGATCCAGGACTTCCTCGACGTGGTGGCCACCAGCCCCATCGAGACCCACGACCCCAACCGTCCGCTCACGCGCTCCCTCGCCCTTGACGCCATCATCGGTGTCCTCTACGCCGATGAGGCCTGGTCCGTGCTCTCCGAGGGCCTGAGCCAGGCGATGCTCCAGAACGACGGGTCCACCATGCTCTACATCTCGGACCTGCTCTCCTCGCGCAACGAGGACGGCTCGTACTCCGGCAACGGCAACGAGGTCATCTCCGCGATCAACTGCCTCGACTACCCGGTCGAGGGAGACTCGGCCTCCTGGGCGGCTGAGGCGGACAAGACCGAGGAGCTGTCCCCGACCTTCGGTGACGCGCTGGGCTACTCGGACCTGTACTGCCAGGGCTGGGGGCACACCTCCCACCGTGAGCGCACGGCGATCCATGCCACGGGTGCTGCCCCGATCCTCGTCGTCGGCACGACCGGTGACCCCGCCACGCCCTACCAGTGGTCGGTCTCCCTGGCCGAGCAGCTCGACTCCGCGACGCTGCTGACCTGGGAGGGCAACGGGCACACCGCCTACGGGCGCGCCGGAGACTGCGTGAACGACGCCGTCGACACCTACCTGCTCACAGGGGAGATGCCCGAACAGGGGCTGACCTGCGTGGGCCAGGAGTGA
- the phoU gene encoding phosphate signaling complex protein PhoU, whose protein sequence is MRDIFHQELKQLGYDLESMAAQVATAMERASAALRDGDLIVAEQVIDADERINDLQRDIDDLCIMLLVRQQPVASDLRHVISALRMAQTLERQGDLARHVATIARGRYPGPPVPEPVMSHLLTMADHAVRAGQDVARLIATQDLELARRIQTADAEMDRLHRESFQMILDPANELSRQQVVDAVLMGRFLERFGDHSTSVARRVTYLVSGHHLGSHDRAPEEEDAQR, encoded by the coding sequence GTGCGCGACATCTTCCATCAGGAGCTCAAGCAGCTCGGCTACGACCTCGAGTCCATGGCCGCGCAGGTCGCCACCGCCATGGAGCGGGCCAGTGCGGCACTGCGCGACGGCGACCTCATTGTGGCGGAGCAGGTGATCGATGCCGACGAGCGCATCAACGACCTCCAACGCGACATCGACGACCTGTGCATCATGCTGCTGGTCCGCCAGCAGCCGGTCGCCTCCGACCTGCGTCACGTCATCTCGGCGCTGCGCATGGCTCAGACGCTTGAGCGTCAGGGCGACCTGGCCCGCCATGTGGCCACCATCGCCCGCGGCCGCTACCCCGGGCCGCCGGTGCCGGAGCCCGTCATGAGTCACCTGCTGACGATGGCGGACCACGCCGTGCGCGCCGGGCAGGACGTGGCGCGCCTGATCGCCACCCAGGACCTTGAGCTGGCCCGGCGCATCCAGACCGCCGACGCCGAGATGGACCGCCTACACCGCGAGTCCTTCCAGATGATCCTGGACCCGGCGAACGAGCTCAGCCGCCAGCAGGTGGTCGACGCCGTCCTCATGGGGCGGTTCCTGGAGCGCTTCGGGGACCACTCGACGTCGGTGGCCCGCCGCGTCACCTACCTCGTCTCGGGCCACCACCTGGGCTCGCACGACCGCGCACCCGAGGAAGAGGACGCCCAGCGGTAA
- a CDS encoding DNA polymerase III subunit delta', whose translation MSVWDDVVGQDKVVADLEAAARSARALAEQRQERAGASDAADGASTGTAAMSHAWLITGPPGSGRSNAARAFAAALQCTGDVPGCGQCKPCRDVMSGTHPDVVRLATERLIITMEEVKDLIDQAQRRPWTGRWRVILVEDADRMAERTTNVLLKSIEEPPPQTVWLLCTPSADDVLPTIRSRCRLITLRVPPAQAVADLLVRRDGADPELAERAARASQSHIGLARHLAVDPGAWERRRRLLLAPISLRSVGDAVLAAAELVENAETEAAQATAERDARERTELLRALGMEGDAKVPPSLRAQVRQLEEDQKRRAKRARTDVLDRAMIDLLSFSRDVLAAQLGSDVERVNIDLAEAVDQVARATGPEQSLARIAAIEECRARLRTNASALLAVESLMVQLRPQA comes from the coding sequence GGACGCCGCCGATGGGGCATCCACCGGCACCGCGGCCATGAGTCACGCCTGGCTCATCACCGGCCCGCCCGGCTCCGGCCGCTCCAATGCCGCCCGCGCCTTCGCCGCCGCCCTCCAGTGCACCGGCGACGTGCCCGGCTGCGGCCAGTGCAAGCCCTGCCGTGACGTCATGAGCGGCACCCACCCCGACGTCGTGCGGCTGGCCACCGAACGCCTCATCATCACCATGGAGGAGGTCAAGGACCTCATCGACCAGGCCCAGCGCCGCCCCTGGACCGGACGCTGGCGCGTCATCCTCGTTGAGGACGCCGACCGCATGGCCGAGCGCACCACCAACGTCCTGCTCAAGTCCATCGAGGAGCCGCCGCCGCAAACCGTCTGGCTCCTGTGCACCCCCAGTGCCGACGACGTCCTGCCGACCATCCGCTCACGCTGCCGCCTCATCACCCTGCGCGTGCCGCCGGCGCAGGCGGTTGCGGACCTGCTCGTGCGCCGCGACGGCGCAGACCCGGAGCTCGCTGAGCGTGCGGCCCGCGCCAGCCAGTCCCACATCGGCCTGGCCCGCCACCTCGCCGTGGACCCGGGCGCCTGGGAGCGGCGTCGTCGGCTCTTGCTGGCCCCGATCTCCCTGCGCAGTGTCGGCGACGCCGTCCTGGCGGCCGCCGAGCTCGTCGAGAACGCGGAGACCGAGGCTGCGCAGGCCACCGCGGAGCGCGACGCGCGCGAGCGGACCGAGCTGCTGCGGGCCCTGGGCATGGAGGGCGACGCCAAGGTGCCGCCCTCCCTGCGCGCCCAGGTCCGCCAGCTCGAGGAGGACCAGAAGCGCCGCGCCAAGCGCGCCCGCACGGACGTGCTCGACCGCGCCATGATCGACCTGCTGTCCTTCTCCCGTGACGTCCTGGCCGCCCAGCTGGGCTCCGACGTCGAGCGCGTCAACATCGACCTCGCTGAGGCCGTGGATCAGGTCGCCCGCGCCACCGGGCCCGAGCAGTCCCTCGCCCGCATCGCCGCCATCGAGGAGTGCCGTGCCCGCCTGCGCACGAACGCCTCCGCACTGCTGGCTGTCGAGTCCCTCATGGTCCAGCTGCGCCCCCAGGCCTGA
- a CDS encoding sensor histidine kinase, translated as MGVDVPQLITAVVALAIGAAVGWAAARSLGRTGDRPGAMGGLLSDDAVIPVLAALRSTVVVLDDDDEVLRASASAYTYNLVHDDAVCVPEVSEMVALVRQDGEPREQEITVPRGRVSGSGHFFLHVRVASIGEGRLLILIEDRSAAKRLEDMRRDLVANISHELKTPVGAIALLAETIEDSADDAALVAGFAARMRAEATRLGVLVQDVIELSRVQDGDALVSPEDVDVDAVVAESVDRVRVEAQARSIVVVSGGTAGLMVRGDASLIVTAVRNLLDNAVRYSEPHTRVSVGVSLDPADPGLVRIAVVDQGIGIKPEDQGRVFERFFRVDRARSRATGGTGLGLAIVKHVAANHGGTIELWSAPGRGSTFTLVLPRLIPDEGAGRLIRNEEEDHR; from the coding sequence GTGGGCGTGGACGTCCCCCAGCTCATCACCGCGGTTGTGGCCCTGGCCATCGGCGCCGCCGTGGGTTGGGCCGCCGCCCGCTCGCTGGGGCGCACCGGTGATCGTCCCGGCGCGATGGGCGGGCTGCTGAGCGACGACGCCGTCATCCCCGTCCTGGCGGCCCTGCGCTCGACCGTCGTCGTTCTCGATGACGACGACGAGGTCCTGCGGGCCTCGGCCTCCGCCTACACCTACAACCTTGTGCACGACGACGCCGTCTGCGTGCCCGAGGTCTCCGAGATGGTTGCGCTCGTGCGCCAAGACGGTGAGCCGCGCGAGCAGGAGATCACCGTCCCGCGGGGCCGGGTGTCCGGGTCGGGGCACTTCTTCCTGCACGTGCGCGTGGCCTCCATCGGTGAGGGGCGCCTGCTCATCCTCATCGAGGACCGCAGCGCCGCCAAGCGCCTGGAGGACATGCGTCGCGACCTCGTTGCCAACATCTCCCACGAGCTCAAGACCCCCGTCGGTGCCATCGCCCTGCTGGCTGAGACGATCGAGGACAGTGCCGACGACGCGGCTCTCGTTGCCGGCTTCGCCGCCCGCATGCGCGCGGAGGCCACCCGGCTGGGCGTGCTCGTGCAGGACGTCATTGAGCTCTCCCGCGTCCAGGACGGCGACGCTCTCGTCAGCCCCGAGGACGTCGACGTCGACGCCGTCGTCGCCGAGTCTGTGGACCGGGTCCGGGTCGAGGCGCAGGCCCGCTCGATCGTCGTCGTCTCAGGCGGCACTGCGGGCCTCATGGTCCGGGGCGACGCCTCTCTCATCGTCACCGCCGTGCGCAATCTCCTTGACAACGCCGTGCGTTACTCCGAGCCGCACACCCGCGTGAGTGTGGGGGTCTCGCTTGACCCGGCGGATCCTGGGCTCGTGCGCATCGCCGTTGTCGACCAGGGCATCGGGATCAAGCCCGAGGACCAGGGGCGCGTCTTCGAGCGCTTCTTCCGTGTGGACCGGGCCCGCTCGCGCGCCACCGGCGGCACCGGCCTGGGCCTGGCCATCGTCAAGCACGTCGCGGCCAACCACGGCGGCACCATCGAGTTGTGGTCGGCGCCCGGACGCGGCTCGACCTTCACCCTCGTCCTGCCGCGCCTGATCCCCGATGAGGGGGCAGGCCGGCTCATCCGCAATGAAGAAGAGGACCACAGATGA
- a CDS encoding asparaginase has protein sequence MPLHVTYTGGTIGMVDSPRGLVPGADLEGWLTRLLEGTDLADGLTFSSLDPLIDSSNATPESWQQVVDDVRAHTHGPHAAAGLVILHGTDTMAYTSAALSYALTDLGRPVVITGSQLPALSPGSDAAANAIGALQAAGDPRAAGVSLFFGHHLLVGSRVTKTSAWSFEAFSSPAHPPLARAGAPWQWSATPRTGEGWQQPLPYRRHDVAVIDVAPGLTTARLEAMLTPLPEAVILRAFGVGNVPSSEPGLPELIASVTAAGTAVVVASQCLEARVSLGLYETGDAMARAGAVGSGDMTLEAVYAKVQFLLSQGLRGAELAAWVGRPLAGELTRG, from the coding sequence ATGCCTCTGCACGTGACCTACACCGGCGGCACCATCGGCATGGTCGACTCCCCTCGGGGACTCGTCCCCGGCGCGGACCTCGAGGGCTGGCTCACCCGCCTGCTCGAGGGCACGGACCTCGCCGACGGCCTCACCTTTTCCTCGCTCGACCCGCTCATCGATTCCTCCAACGCCACACCGGAGTCCTGGCAGCAGGTCGTGGACGACGTGCGCGCACACACCCACGGGCCGCACGCCGCCGCTGGCCTCGTCATCCTGCACGGCACGGACACGATGGCCTACACCAGCGCAGCCCTGTCCTACGCCCTGACCGACCTGGGACGTCCCGTCGTCATCACCGGCTCGCAACTGCCCGCACTTAGCCCCGGCTCCGACGCCGCCGCCAACGCCATCGGCGCCCTGCAGGCCGCCGGCGACCCGCGCGCCGCAGGCGTAAGCCTCTTCTTCGGCCACCACCTGCTCGTCGGCAGCCGTGTCACCAAGACGAGCGCGTGGTCCTTCGAGGCCTTCAGCTCGCCCGCCCACCCGCCGCTGGCGCGCGCAGGCGCCCCGTGGCAGTGGTCCGCGACCCCCAGAACGGGCGAGGGCTGGCAGCAGCCACTGCCCTACCGCCGCCACGACGTCGCCGTCATCGACGTCGCACCCGGCCTCACGACCGCCCGCCTGGAGGCCATGCTCACGCCTCTGCCCGAGGCCGTCATCCTGCGGGCCTTCGGCGTCGGCAACGTGCCCAGCTCCGAGCCCGGGCTCCCCGAGCTCATCGCCTCGGTCACCGCGGCGGGCACGGCCGTCGTCGTCGCCTCCCAGTGCCTCGAGGCCCGGGTGTCCCTCGGCCTCTACGAGACGGGTGACGCGATGGCCCGGGCGGGGGCGGTCGGCAGCGGGGACATGACCCTGGAGGCCGTCTACGCCAAGGTGCAGTTCCTCCTGAGCCAGGGGCTGCGCGGCGCCGAGCTGGCCGCCTGGGTGGGGCGCCCGCTCGCCGGGGAGCTCACTCGAGGCTGA